The proteins below come from a single Pseudarthrobacter sp. SSS035 genomic window:
- a CDS encoding sarcosine oxidase subunit beta family protein has protein sequence MMADQLPEHPDFLWRNPEPKSSYDAVIVGGGGHGLATAYFLAKNHGMTNIAVLEKGWLAGGNMARNTTIIRSNYLWDESAAIYEHALKLWEVLPEQLEYDFLFSQRGVMNLAHTLGDVRESMRRVGANKLNGVDAEWLDPQQVKELCPILNINDNIRYPVMGATYQPRAGIAKHDHVAWAFARKCDELGVDIIQNCEVTGFIKDGNRVTGVKTNRGTINTEKVGLCAAGHSSVLAEMAGFRLPIQSHPLQALVSELHEPVHPTVVMSNHVHVYVSQAHKGELVMGAGVDSYNGYGQRGSFHVIEHQMAAAVELFPIFARAHVLRTWGGIVDTTLDASPIVGTTPVDNMFVNCGWGTGGFKGTPAAGLTFAHTIATGTPHELNKPFALERFETGALIDEHGAAAVAH, from the coding sequence ATGATGGCCGATCAGCTCCCGGAACACCCGGATTTCCTTTGGCGGAACCCGGAACCCAAGTCCTCGTACGACGCCGTGATTGTTGGTGGCGGCGGGCACGGCCTGGCCACCGCCTACTTCCTGGCCAAAAACCACGGCATGACAAACATCGCCGTCCTCGAAAAAGGCTGGCTGGCCGGCGGCAACATGGCCCGGAACACCACCATCATCCGGTCCAACTACCTCTGGGACGAGAGCGCGGCCATCTACGAGCACGCACTCAAGCTCTGGGAAGTCCTGCCGGAGCAGCTCGAATACGACTTCCTCTTCAGCCAGCGCGGCGTGATGAACCTCGCCCACACCCTGGGTGATGTCCGTGAAAGCATGCGGCGCGTGGGCGCGAACAAACTCAACGGAGTGGACGCCGAGTGGCTGGACCCGCAGCAGGTCAAGGAACTCTGCCCCATCCTGAACATCAACGACAACATCCGCTACCCCGTCATGGGCGCCACCTACCAGCCGCGCGCCGGCATCGCCAAGCATGACCACGTGGCCTGGGCCTTCGCCCGCAAGTGCGACGAACTGGGCGTGGACATCATCCAGAACTGCGAAGTCACCGGGTTCATCAAGGACGGTAACCGGGTCACCGGCGTCAAGACCAACCGAGGCACCATCAACACCGAAAAGGTGGGCCTGTGCGCCGCCGGGCACAGCTCGGTCCTGGCCGAAATGGCAGGCTTCCGGCTCCCCATCCAGTCCCACCCGCTGCAGGCGCTGGTTTCCGAACTGCACGAACCGGTCCACCCCACAGTGGTCATGTCCAACCACGTGCACGTCTACGTCTCCCAGGCCCACAAGGGCGAACTGGTCATGGGCGCCGGAGTGGACTCCTACAACGGTTACGGCCAGCGCGGCTCGTTCCACGTGATCGAGCACCAGATGGCGGCCGCCGTCGAGCTCTTCCCGATCTTTGCCCGTGCGCACGTACTCAGGACCTGGGGCGGCATCGTTGATACGACGCTGGACGCCTCCCCGATTGTGGGCACCACTCCGGTGGACAACATGTTCGTGAACTGTGGCTGGGGCACCGGCGGCTTCAAGGGCACGCCGGCCGCGGGCCTCACCTTTGCCCACACCATCGCCACGGGAACGCCGCACGAACTGAACAAGCCGTTTGCGCTGGAGCGGTTCGAAACCGGCGCCCTGATCGACGAACACGGCGCAGCCGCCGTGGCCCACTAG